One part of the Humulus lupulus chromosome 9, drHumLupu1.1, whole genome shotgun sequence genome encodes these proteins:
- the LOC133802103 gene encoding homeobox-leucine zipper protein HAT7-like, whose amino-acid sequence MDQIQNQKGSSSSSTKVVAQNMNKKRLNEHQVRVLERNFNYEKKLEQEHKHQLADQLGIPARQVAVWYQNKRARWRTQSLEVDCTTLQHRLDTALAEKRRLEGEVLVLRGELDMACQALQLTDNNNTIYYDNTTYYDNINNNIDSSYCTATTTTSTTATTDQEQGQEGDGRSYSSFSDNPQYDHHHVINNYDHLLDHIDDDQFLQIDHDFFSSLIDW is encoded by the coding sequence atggACCAAATACAGAACCAAAAAggctcatcatcatcatcaacaaaAGTAGTAGCGCAGAACATGAACAAGAAGAGATTAAACGAACACCAAGTGAGGGTTCTGGAGAGAAACTTCAACTACGAAAAGAAGCTGGAGCAGGAGCACAAGCACCAGCTGGCGGACCAGCTCGGCATCCCGGCTCGGCAGGTGGCTGTGTGGTACCAGAACAAGCGCGCAAGATGGCGAACACAGAGCCTTGAGGTGGACTGCACCACTCTCCAGCACAGGCTCGACACTGCTTTGGCCGAGAAGAGACGGCTCGAGGGAGAGGTTCTAGTGCTTCGTGGTGAGCTCGACATGGCTTGCCAAGCTCTGCAATTAACCGATAATAATAATACTATTTATTATGATAATACTActtattatgataatattaataataatattgattcttcttactgtactgctacaactactacctctactaccgctactactgaTCAAGAGCAAGGACAAGAAGGAGATGGAAGAAGCTACTCTAGCTTTTCCGATAATCCTCAATATGATCATCACCATGTCATAAATAATTATGATCATCTTCTTGATCACATTGACGATGATCAGTTTCTTCAGATAGATCATGACTTTTTTTCTTCCTTGATTGATTGGTAG